The following coding sequences are from one Verrucosispora sp. WMMD573 window:
- a CDS encoding coenzyme F420-0:L-glutamate ligase, with product MRLEILPVPGIGHVTEGDDLVVLIGSAAPWLRDGDVLVVTSKIISKAEGRLVDVPADGPERQAVRDEVLAAETVRVVASRGPTRIVQTRHGFVMAAAGIDASNVDKTRLVLLPEDPDASARALRAGLRARYGVDVAVVVSDTSGRPWRNGLTDVALGVAGMAAIRDHRGEVDPYGNELVLTQMAVIDELAAAGELIKGKCDQMPVAVIRGYLTTPLSGDGEGARVLVRDASMDLFSLGTAEAKAAGLAAAATLPDQPGEAAPDPAAVDRAIASVAAVIAPGTVFTQVTDDEVRAALVPIVPGWPAHATGLVLCSPPTPVGAFQLVRFGTDVQRLRTALAAANVPTQLLPPPNGTTAAATLAL from the coding sequence GTGAGACTGGAGATCCTGCCGGTGCCCGGCATCGGGCACGTGACCGAGGGTGACGACCTCGTCGTACTGATCGGAAGCGCGGCGCCCTGGCTTCGCGACGGGGACGTGCTGGTGGTGACCAGCAAAATCATCTCGAAGGCCGAGGGCCGGCTGGTGGACGTACCCGCCGACGGCCCGGAGCGGCAGGCCGTCCGGGACGAGGTGTTGGCGGCGGAGACGGTACGGGTGGTGGCCTCGCGCGGCCCGACCCGGATTGTGCAGACCCGCCACGGCTTCGTGATGGCCGCCGCCGGCATCGACGCCTCCAACGTCGACAAGACCCGGCTGGTGCTGCTGCCCGAGGATCCGGACGCCTCGGCGCGCGCACTCCGCGCCGGGCTGCGCGCCCGGTACGGCGTGGACGTGGCGGTCGTGGTCAGCGACACCAGCGGTCGCCCCTGGCGCAACGGGCTGACCGATGTGGCTCTCGGGGTCGCCGGCATGGCCGCAATCCGCGATCACCGGGGCGAGGTCGACCCGTACGGCAACGAGCTGGTACTGACGCAGATGGCGGTGATCGACGAGCTGGCCGCGGCGGGCGAACTGATCAAGGGCAAGTGTGACCAGATGCCGGTCGCGGTCATCCGCGGTTACCTGACGACGCCGCTGTCAGGCGACGGCGAGGGTGCCCGGGTCCTGGTGCGAGACGCCTCGATGGACCTGTTCTCGCTCGGAACCGCCGAGGCGAAGGCCGCCGGGTTGGCTGCCGCCGCCACCCTGCCGGACCAGCCGGGGGAAGCCGCGCCCGACCCGGCCGCGGTCGACCGGGCGATCGCCTCGGTCGCCGCTGTGATCGCGCCCGGCACGGTCTTCACCCAGGTGACCGACGATGAGGTACGCGCTGCGCTTGTCCCCATCGTGCCGGGTTGGCCGGCCCACGCGACCGGCCTGGTGCTCTGCTCCCCACCCACCCCCGTAGGCGCGTTCCAGCTGGTCCGCTTCGGCACCGACGTGCAACGCCTGCGCACCGCCCTCGCGGCAGCAAACGTGCCCACCCAACTCCTCCCCCCACCCAACGGCACCACCGCCGCCGCCACCCTCGCCCTCTAA
- the cofD gene encoding 2-phospho-L-lactate transferase: MRIVVLTGGIGGARFLLGARAYAREVGAEVTAVVNVGDDLRLHGLRICPDLDSVLYTLGGGADPQRGWGRVDESWTVKDELAAYGAEPSWFGLGDRDIATHLVRTTMLDAGYPLHQVTEALAARWRPGVRLLPATDDRLETHAVVDIDGGQRAIHFQEWWVRHRAQIPTHRFVFVGAESAKPAAGVTEAIADADVLLVAPSNPVVSIAPILAVPGLREAVAGASAPVVGVSPIIGDAPVRGMADRCLAVVGVECSAGGVGGMYGSRATGGLLDGWLVAEEDAATVVSDVTVRAVPLRMTDEAATAAMVRAAVELT, from the coding sequence ATGCGCATCGTGGTTCTGACCGGCGGGATCGGCGGCGCCCGGTTCCTGCTGGGGGCGCGGGCGTACGCCCGCGAGGTGGGTGCCGAGGTGACCGCCGTGGTCAATGTCGGCGACGACCTCCGGCTGCACGGGCTGCGGATCTGCCCGGACCTGGACAGCGTGCTGTACACCCTCGGCGGCGGTGCCGACCCGCAGCGGGGCTGGGGGCGCGTCGACGAGAGCTGGACGGTCAAGGACGAGCTGGCGGCGTACGGTGCCGAGCCGAGTTGGTTCGGGCTGGGTGACCGGGACATCGCCACCCATCTGGTTCGCACCACCATGCTCGACGCCGGCTATCCGCTGCACCAGGTCACCGAGGCGCTGGCGGCGCGCTGGCGGCCCGGCGTACGACTGCTGCCGGCGACCGACGACCGCCTGGAGACGCACGCGGTCGTCGACATCGACGGTGGCCAGCGGGCGATCCACTTCCAGGAGTGGTGGGTACGGCACCGGGCGCAGATCCCGACCCACCGGTTCGTCTTCGTGGGGGCGGAGTCGGCGAAGCCGGCAGCCGGCGTCACGGAGGCGATCGCCGACGCCGACGTGCTGCTCGTCGCGCCGAGCAACCCGGTGGTCAGCATCGCGCCGATCCTCGCCGTACCGGGCCTACGCGAGGCGGTGGCAGGCGCTTCCGCCCCGGTGGTGGGCGTTTCGCCGATCATCGGTGACGCGCCGGTACGCGGCATGGCCGACCGCTGCCTGGCGGTCGTCGGGGTGGAATGCTCCGCTGGCGGCGTCGGCGGAATGTACGGCAGCCGGGCCACCGGCGGGCTGCTCGACGGTTGGTTGGTGGCCGAGGAGGATGCCGCAACTGTGGTGTCGGACGTGACGGTCCGCGCGGTGCCACTGCGGATGACCGACGAGGCGGCGACGGCGGCGATGGTCCGCGCTGCGGTGGAGTTGACGTGA
- a CDS encoding spermidine/putrescine ABC transporter substrate-binding protein, which yields MRSAHRPFTRRGLLTGTLGSAALLAAGGTLGGCGTPAAQQTEEGCVSEDLSGAEKMLAFSNWPQYLDVDPDDESKRPSLDGFVSSTGIQVTYTEDINDNNEFFGKVQTQFAACQSTGRDIMVLTDWMAARMIRLGWIQKLDRAKLPNVEANLLPSLRNRPFDAENQFAVPWQSGLAGLAYNGRVTGEIRTIDELLTRPDLKGRVTALSEMHDTMGLLLMSNGHDPADFTAAQFDDALNKLKRAVDSGQIRRFTGNDYAPELAKGDIAACVGWSGDIIQLGFEDERIKFVVPDSGVLLWSDNMLVPNRASHKANAEELINYYYDPAVAAQLAAYVNYICPVQGAQAEMEKIDPELAANPLIFPDETMLARSRVFMALDEQQEREYESKFQQVVGA from the coding sequence ATGCGTAGTGCCCACCGGCCCTTCACCCGGCGTGGCCTGCTCACCGGCACCCTCGGCTCGGCCGCGCTGCTCGCGGCCGGTGGCACCCTGGGCGGCTGCGGCACCCCGGCCGCGCAGCAGACCGAGGAGGGATGCGTCAGCGAGGACCTGTCCGGCGCGGAGAAGATGTTGGCGTTCTCCAACTGGCCGCAGTACCTGGACGTGGACCCCGACGACGAGTCGAAGCGCCCCAGCCTGGACGGTTTCGTCAGCAGCACCGGCATCCAGGTGACCTACACCGAGGACATCAACGACAACAACGAGTTCTTCGGCAAGGTGCAGACCCAGTTCGCCGCCTGCCAGAGCACCGGGCGGGACATCATGGTGCTCACCGACTGGATGGCCGCTCGCATGATCCGGCTCGGCTGGATCCAGAAACTCGACCGGGCGAAGCTGCCGAACGTCGAGGCCAACCTCCTGCCGTCGCTGCGGAACCGCCCCTTCGACGCCGAGAACCAGTTTGCCGTCCCGTGGCAGTCCGGGCTCGCCGGACTGGCTTACAACGGCCGGGTCACCGGGGAGATCCGTACCATCGACGAGCTGCTCACCCGCCCCGATCTCAAGGGCAGGGTGACCGCGCTCAGCGAGATGCACGACACCATGGGCCTGCTGTTGATGTCCAACGGCCACGATCCGGCGGACTTCACCGCCGCCCAGTTCGACGACGCGCTCAACAAGCTCAAGCGGGCCGTGGATTCGGGGCAGATCCGCCGGTTCACCGGCAACGACTACGCCCCGGAACTGGCGAAGGGCGACATCGCCGCGTGCGTCGGCTGGTCCGGCGACATCATCCAACTCGGCTTCGAAGACGAACGGATCAAGTTCGTGGTGCCGGACTCCGGCGTGCTGCTCTGGTCCGACAACATGCTGGTGCCGAACCGGGCCAGTCACAAGGCCAACGCCGAAGAGCTGATCAATTACTACTACGATCCGGCGGTCGCCGCCCAGCTCGCCGCGTACGTGAACTACATCTGCCCGGTGCAGGGGGCACAGGCGGAGATGGAGAAGATCGATCCGGAGCTGGCCGCGAACCCGCTGATCTTCCCGGACGAGACCATGCTCGCCAGGTCCCGGGTCTTCATGGCGCTGGACGAGCAGCAGGAACGCGAGTACGAGAGCAAGTTCCAGCAGGTTGTCGGTGCGTGA
- a CDS encoding bifunctional FO biosynthesis protein CofGH, with translation MVDQSERGPGDGGVRRALRRAAAGRALDVDEASTLLTARGAALEELLGIAGAIRDAGLRDAGRPGVVTYSKKVFIPLTRLCRDRCHYCTFATVPHRLPAAFLDRDEVLAIARAGAAQGCKEALFTLGDRPEERWPAARQWLDERGYGSTLDYVRACAVAVLEETGLLPHLNPGVLSWAELQRLKPVAPSMGMMLETTATRLWSEPGGPHYGSPDKEPAVRLRVLDDAGRVGVPFTTGILIGIGETLAERVDAIFAIRRAQREYGHLQEVIVQNFRAKPDTAMRGMPDAELHDLAATVAVARVLLGPKARIQAPPNLIAGEYDLLLRAGIDDWGGVSPVTPDHVNPERPWPQLDELAARTAAAGFTLRERLTVYPEYVQAGEPWLDARLLPHVTALADPTTGLAVEAARPVGRPWQEPDETFGGRTDLHATIDTAGRTDDRRGDFDHVYGDWTEVAAKAAVPPARAGVHGGPTPEAVHRAGTGRRGTAGSGDADLRAGLRLAADDPAALLEPRHTDVALALFGADGPALDELCRTADELRRSAVGDDVTYVVNRNINFSNVCYVGCRFCAFAQRERDADAYRLSVEQVADRAQEAWAAGAGEVCLQGGIDPKLPVTIYADLVRAIKARVPQMHVHAFSPMEIVTAAAKAGVPVREWLAGLREAGLDTIPGTAAEILDDEVRWVLTKGKLPAAAWVEVVSTAHELGIRSSSTMMYGHVDHPAHWLAHFRVLAGVQDRTGGFTEFVALPFVHTNAPIYLAGIARPGPTWRENRVVHAMARVLLHGRIDNIQCSWVKLGDAGTAELLRSGCNDLGGTLMEETISRMAGSGNGSARTEEQLRAIAAAAGRPARRRTTAYGHLAA, from the coding sequence ATGGTTGATCAGAGCGAGCGCGGGCCGGGTGACGGGGGCGTACGGCGGGCACTGCGTCGCGCCGCCGCCGGGCGGGCGCTCGACGTCGACGAGGCGTCGACCCTGCTGACCGCCCGGGGCGCGGCCCTGGAGGAACTGCTCGGCATCGCCGGTGCGATCCGTGACGCGGGTCTGCGGGACGCCGGCCGGCCCGGCGTGGTGACGTACTCGAAGAAGGTCTTCATTCCGCTGACCCGGCTCTGCCGGGACCGCTGCCACTACTGCACGTTCGCCACGGTGCCGCACCGGCTGCCGGCGGCCTTCCTCGACCGCGACGAGGTGCTCGCCATCGCCCGGGCGGGTGCGGCGCAGGGCTGCAAGGAGGCCCTGTTCACCCTCGGTGACCGACCGGAGGAGCGTTGGCCGGCTGCCCGACAGTGGCTGGACGAACGGGGCTACGGGTCCACTCTGGACTACGTCCGGGCCTGCGCCGTGGCGGTGCTGGAGGAGACCGGCCTGCTGCCGCACCTGAACCCGGGCGTGCTCTCCTGGGCGGAACTGCAACGACTCAAGCCGGTGGCGCCGAGCATGGGCATGATGCTGGAGACCACGGCCACCCGGCTGTGGTCCGAGCCCGGCGGCCCGCACTACGGCTCCCCGGACAAGGAACCGGCGGTGCGGTTGCGGGTGCTCGACGACGCCGGGCGGGTCGGCGTCCCGTTCACCACCGGCATCCTGATCGGCATCGGCGAGACCCTCGCCGAACGGGTCGACGCGATCTTCGCCATTCGGCGTGCCCAGCGTGAGTACGGCCACCTCCAGGAGGTGATCGTGCAGAACTTCCGGGCTAAGCCGGACACGGCGATGCGTGGGATGCCCGACGCCGAGCTGCACGATCTCGCCGCCACCGTGGCGGTGGCCCGGGTGCTGCTGGGCCCGAAGGCCCGCATCCAGGCCCCACCGAACCTCATCGCCGGCGAGTACGACCTGCTGCTGCGGGCCGGTATCGACGACTGGGGTGGCGTCTCACCGGTGACCCCGGACCACGTCAACCCGGAGCGTCCCTGGCCACAGCTCGACGAACTGGCGGCCCGCACCGCGGCGGCCGGCTTCACGCTCCGGGAACGGTTGACCGTCTACCCGGAGTACGTCCAGGCCGGCGAGCCGTGGCTGGACGCCCGCCTGCTGCCGCACGTGACCGCGCTCGCCGACCCGACGACCGGGCTGGCGGTCGAGGCGGCCCGCCCGGTGGGCCGGCCGTGGCAGGAGCCCGACGAGACCTTCGGCGGACGGACCGACCTGCACGCCACCATCGACACCGCGGGGCGTACGGACGACCGCCGGGGCGACTTCGACCACGTCTACGGCGACTGGACGGAGGTCGCCGCGAAGGCGGCCGTGCCACCGGCGCGGGCGGGAGTCCACGGCGGCCCGACGCCCGAGGCGGTGCACCGGGCCGGGACTGGCCGGCGGGGCACCGCCGGCTCCGGTGACGCCGACCTGCGCGCCGGTCTGAGGTTGGCCGCCGACGACCCGGCGGCGCTGCTGGAGCCCCGGCACACCGATGTCGCGCTGGCGCTGTTCGGCGCGGACGGTCCGGCCCTGGACGAGCTGTGCCGCACCGCCGACGAGCTGCGCCGCTCCGCCGTGGGTGACGACGTGACCTACGTGGTCAACCGCAACATCAACTTCTCCAACGTCTGCTACGTGGGCTGCCGGTTCTGCGCCTTCGCCCAGCGGGAACGGGACGCCGACGCGTACCGGCTCTCGGTGGAGCAGGTCGCGGACCGGGCGCAGGAGGCGTGGGCGGCCGGTGCCGGCGAGGTCTGCCTCCAGGGCGGCATCGACCCGAAGCTGCCGGTGACGATCTACGCCGACCTGGTCCGGGCGATCAAGGCCCGGGTACCGCAGATGCACGTGCACGCCTTCTCGCCGATGGAGATCGTCACCGCCGCCGCCAAGGCCGGAGTGCCGGTGCGAGAGTGGCTGGCGGGGCTGCGTGAGGCGGGACTGGACACCATCCCGGGCACCGCGGCGGAGATCCTCGACGACGAGGTGCGCTGGGTGCTCACCAAGGGCAAGTTGCCGGCCGCCGCCTGGGTGGAGGTGGTCAGCACGGCCCACGAGCTGGGCATCCGGTCCAGCTCGACGATGATGTACGGCCACGTCGACCACCCCGCGCACTGGCTGGCGCACTTCCGGGTACTGGCCGGGGTGCAGGACCGCACCGGCGGGTTCACGGAGTTCGTGGCGCTGCCGTTCGTGCACACCAACGCCCCGATCTACCTTGCCGGCATCGCCCGGCCCGGTCCGACGTGGCGGGAGAACCGGGTGGTGCACGCGATGGCGCGGGTGCTGCTGCACGGCCGGATCGACAACATCCAGTGCTCCTGGGTGAAGCTGGGCGACGCCGGCACCGCGGAGCTGTTGCGCAGTGGCTGCAACGACCTGGGCGGCACGCTGATGGAGGAGACCATCTCGCGGATGGCCGGGTCCGGTAATGGTTCGGCGCGAACCGAGGAGCAGTTGCGGGCCATCGCGGCGGCGGCCGGTCGGCCGGCGCGTAGGCGTACGACTGCGTACGGTCACCTCGCGGCCTAG
- a CDS encoding sugar phosphate nucleotidyltransferase, with amino-acid sequence MIYVVIPAGGSGTRLWPLSRAGHPKFLHPFTGTSASLLQATVDRLGPLTTPERTMVVTGVAHAAAVARQLTGLPEENILVEPSPRDSCAAIALAAAVIAVRDPDAVMGSFAADHLIGDPERWVDTVREAVRGAEQGLLMTVGITPTRPETGYGYLRTGDPVDGGPMRPVVEFKEKPSAEVAETYVRSGHYLWNAGMFVWRVSAFLAELARQQPDLHAGVTAIAAAWGTEEQDDVLGTVWPTLTKISVDYAVMEGAAAAGRVATVPGDFRWNDVGDFHTLGEVLPADTDGNVVLTGDAKPEVLLHDSSGLVVAPQAGRLVAAVGVRDLIVVDTEDALLVCPRDRAQDVKSIVDELKRRGEDRLV; translated from the coding sequence GTGATCTACGTCGTTATTCCGGCCGGTGGCAGCGGCACAAGGTTGTGGCCGCTGTCCCGCGCCGGCCATCCCAAATTTCTTCACCCGTTCACCGGCACGTCCGCGTCGCTGCTCCAGGCGACGGTCGATCGGCTGGGGCCACTGACCACTCCTGAACGAACAATGGTGGTCACCGGGGTCGCGCACGCTGCGGCCGTGGCTCGCCAACTGACCGGTCTGCCGGAGGAGAACATTCTGGTCGAACCGTCGCCCCGGGACTCCTGCGCCGCCATCGCGCTGGCCGCGGCGGTGATCGCCGTACGCGATCCGGACGCCGTCATGGGATCGTTCGCCGCCGACCATCTGATCGGTGACCCTGAGCGTTGGGTGGACACCGTCCGGGAGGCGGTTCGGGGTGCGGAGCAGGGGCTGCTGATGACGGTCGGGATCACTCCGACCCGGCCGGAGACCGGCTACGGATACCTGCGGACCGGCGACCCCGTCGACGGCGGGCCGATGCGCCCGGTGGTCGAGTTCAAGGAGAAGCCGAGCGCGGAGGTGGCCGAGACGTACGTGCGGTCGGGCCACTACCTCTGGAACGCTGGCATGTTCGTCTGGCGGGTGTCGGCATTCCTCGCCGAGCTGGCCCGTCAGCAGCCCGACCTGCACGCGGGGGTCACGGCGATCGCGGCGGCGTGGGGCACCGAGGAACAGGACGACGTGCTCGGAACGGTCTGGCCCACGCTGACGAAGATCTCCGTGGACTACGCGGTGATGGAGGGCGCTGCCGCGGCCGGCCGGGTGGCGACCGTACCCGGTGACTTCCGGTGGAACGACGTGGGTGACTTCCACACCCTCGGCGAGGTGTTGCCGGCGGACACCGACGGCAACGTGGTGCTCACCGGCGACGCCAAGCCCGAGGTGCTGCTGCACGACAGCAGCGGCCTGGTGGTGGCGCCGCAGGCCGGCCGGCTGGTGGCCGCCGTCGGCGTACGGGACCTGATCGTGGTCGACACCGAGGACGCGTTGCTGGTCTGCCCGCGTGACCGCGCTCAGGACGTGAAGTCGATCGTGGACGAACTCAAGAGGCGGGGTGAGGACAGGCTCGTCTGA
- a CDS encoding DUF397 domain-containing protein, producing the protein MELTDARWRTATRSSNNGGNCVEVADNLPGRVLVRDSKDRTGGTLAFTPTAWRAFVISTVRSTV; encoded by the coding sequence ATGGAGTTGACCGACGCCCGCTGGCGCACCGCCACCCGCAGCAGCAACAACGGCGGCAACTGTGTCGAGGTGGCCGACAACCTGCCCGGCCGGGTCCTGGTGCGCGACAGCAAGGACCGAACCGGCGGCACCCTGGCCTTCACCCCGACCGCCTGGCGTGCCTTCGTCATCAGCACCGTCCGCAGTACCGTCTGA
- a CDS encoding winged helix-turn-helix domain-containing protein, producing MLKIHFSGEDILRTRVAPAADPVWEVVLSLHLLPGRSRDPLLAGWRREVSRGLRRQVDAEALRLLSTLNPPRGYFPDFLTPYESVHGFEAGMEALRRTPVTLLQRDLTLLANSNRNLPVGVAAIARGEPAALTHLTETMGRYRELALGPYWTRVQGAVEADRARRARAMLDGGVEGLLTTLRPGLRWDSGVLEIPAYPRSRELHLEGRGLLLVPSFFCANTPVALLDPELPPVLVYPVDKLGGLTTDSVGAGDTGREALAALLGRTRAAVLAASDDGCTTGELARRLHISAAAASQHTTVLRNAGLLVSHRDRNTVLHTLTPLGRAVLNP from the coding sequence ATGCTTAAGATCCATTTCTCCGGCGAGGACATCCTCCGGACCCGGGTGGCGCCGGCGGCCGATCCGGTCTGGGAAGTGGTGCTGAGCCTGCACCTGCTGCCCGGGCGCAGTCGTGACCCGCTGCTCGCCGGCTGGCGTCGCGAGGTTTCGCGGGGGCTGCGTCGACAGGTGGATGCTGAGGCGTTGCGATTACTGTCCACGTTGAACCCGCCGCGTGGTTACTTTCCGGATTTCCTGACCCCGTACGAGAGCGTGCACGGTTTCGAGGCGGGGATGGAGGCGTTGCGGCGTACCCCCGTGACGTTGCTGCAACGCGACCTGACGCTGCTCGCCAACAGCAACCGGAACCTGCCTGTCGGTGTCGCCGCCATCGCCCGGGGCGAGCCGGCGGCCCTGACCCACCTGACGGAGACGATGGGCCGCTACCGCGAGCTCGCCCTCGGGCCGTACTGGACGCGGGTCCAGGGGGCGGTGGAGGCCGACCGCGCCCGCCGTGCGCGGGCCATGCTCGACGGCGGTGTCGAAGGGCTGCTGACCACGCTGCGGCCGGGCCTGCGCTGGGATTCCGGGGTGCTGGAGATCCCCGCCTACCCGAGGAGCCGGGAACTTCACCTGGAGGGGCGAGGACTGCTGCTGGTGCCGTCGTTCTTCTGTGCGAACACGCCCGTCGCACTGCTCGATCCGGAACTGCCGCCGGTGCTGGTCTACCCGGTCGACAAGCTGGGTGGGTTGACCACCGACTCGGTCGGGGCGGGCGACACCGGCCGGGAGGCGCTGGCCGCGTTGCTCGGCCGTACCCGCGCTGCGGTCCTCGCCGCCAGCGACGACGGCTGCACCACCGGCGAGCTGGCCCGCCGGCTGCACATCTCGGCGGCCGCGGCCAGCCAGCACACCACCGTGCTGCGGAACGCGGGCCTGCTGGTCAGCCACCGCGACCGCAACACCGTCCTACACACCCTCACCCCCCTCGGCCGCGCCGTCCTCAACCCCTGA
- a CDS encoding metallopeptidase family protein produces MTSPENRRPGTGRRAHRDRHGRGLRGRLVPATVPLARTKAEIFDDLVLDTVETLERRFAKELAGVEFAVEDVPPDLNVYDSDVLEDGEVPLARLLPGRPGRQEVPPRIVLYRRPLEFRAMDREDLADLVHDVIIEQVANLLGVDPDELA; encoded by the coding sequence ATGACGAGCCCGGAGAACCGCCGCCCCGGCACCGGCCGGCGGGCGCACCGCGACCGGCACGGCCGCGGTCTGCGTGGGCGGCTGGTGCCGGCCACCGTGCCGCTGGCGCGGACCAAGGCGGAGATCTTCGATGATCTGGTGCTGGACACCGTCGAGACGCTGGAGCGTCGGTTCGCCAAGGAGCTGGCCGGGGTGGAGTTCGCCGTCGAGGACGTCCCGCCCGACCTGAACGTCTACGACTCCGACGTGCTGGAGGATGGCGAGGTGCCGCTGGCCCGGCTGCTACCCGGGCGACCCGGCCGCCAAGAGGTTCCGCCCCGGATCGTGCTGTACCGGCGACCGCTGGAATTTCGGGCGATGGACCGGGAGGATCTCGCCGATCTGGTCCACGATGTCATCATCGAGCAGGTCGCGAACCTGCTCGGCGTCGATCCGGACGAGTTGGCCTGA
- a CDS encoding helix-turn-helix transcriptional regulator, translating to MGNGTVGNEALRVAMADKGETAESLAGKVGVDPKTAARWLADGRIPHPRTRIAVANLLGRRAAELWPEPFRRRDLPWFRAWAELEQDVRSLRSYEPLLVPGLLQTEAYARAVLATGGLLSPTEVDEIVAARLARQLVLEREIPLQFVAVIDEVVLRRPVGHDRSVMAEQLAHLAALGEREHVQVRVIPAENPWHTGLAGPFVLARMPDGAEAAYLDNQLRGQVVTDSADLASLGARWESVTGEALPRRRSIELIREVATTWS from the coding sequence ATGGGCAACGGGACAGTGGGCAACGAGGCGCTGCGGGTGGCGATGGCGGACAAGGGCGAGACGGCCGAGTCCCTGGCCGGCAAGGTGGGCGTCGACCCGAAGACGGCGGCCCGCTGGCTGGCGGACGGGCGGATCCCGCATCCACGGACCCGGATCGCCGTCGCCAACCTCCTCGGGCGCAGGGCCGCCGAACTCTGGCCGGAGCCATTCCGCCGCCGGGACCTGCCCTGGTTCCGGGCGTGGGCGGAACTGGAGCAGGACGTCAGGTCCCTCCGGTCGTACGAGCCGCTGCTCGTGCCGGGGCTGCTCCAGACCGAGGCGTACGCCCGGGCGGTGCTGGCCACCGGCGGCCTTCTGTCGCCGACGGAGGTCGACGAGATCGTGGCGGCGCGGCTGGCGCGGCAGCTGGTGCTGGAGCGGGAGATTCCACTCCAGTTCGTCGCGGTGATCGACGAGGTGGTGCTGCGGCGGCCGGTCGGCCACGATCGAAGCGTGATGGCCGAGCAGTTGGCTCATCTGGCCGCGCTGGGCGAGCGGGAGCACGTGCAGGTCCGGGTGATTCCGGCGGAGAACCCGTGGCACACCGGCCTGGCCGGGCCGTTCGTGCTGGCCCGGATGCCGGACGGCGCGGAGGCGGCCTATCTGGACAATCAACTGCGCGGTCAGGTGGTGACCGACAGTGCCGACCTTGCTAGCCTGGGCGCGAGGTGGGAGAGCGTCACCGGTGAGGCGCTGCCCCGCCGACGGTCCATCGAGCTGATCAGGGAAGTGGCGACGACATGGAGTTGA
- a CDS encoding NUDIX domain-containing protein: MSTPRTVDESPRGDADWTALHADAVAVLSGWMPTSPDAAVARDRTLGLLDAGPIAMGREHRAGHVTASALVFDATGTQVLLCLHGKFHKWVQLGGHCEPADRTLAGAALREATEESGVTGLRIDPMPIDVDVHPVACQGGSLHHDVRFAVFAPAGATERVSAESEALGWFPPDRLPHPLAGGTARLVTPGLAAFRRACPHPAS, encoded by the coding sequence TTGTCGACGCCCCGAACAGTTGACGAATCCCCGCGCGGCGACGCGGACTGGACGGCGCTGCACGCCGACGCGGTGGCGGTGCTCAGCGGCTGGATGCCGACCAGCCCGGACGCGGCGGTGGCCCGGGACCGTACCCTCGGCCTGCTCGACGCCGGGCCGATCGCGATGGGCCGCGAACACCGGGCCGGCCACGTCACCGCGAGCGCATTGGTGTTCGACGCGACCGGCACCCAGGTGTTGCTCTGCCTGCACGGGAAGTTCCACAAGTGGGTGCAGTTGGGCGGGCACTGCGAGCCCGCCGACCGGACGCTGGCCGGCGCGGCGTTGCGGGAGGCCACCGAGGAGTCGGGCGTCACCGGTCTGCGGATCGATCCGATGCCGATCGACGTGGACGTGCACCCGGTGGCCTGCCAGGGCGGCTCACTGCATCACGACGTGCGCTTCGCCGTGTTCGCTCCGGCGGGGGCGACGGAACGGGTCAGCGCGGAGTCCGAGGCGCTCGGCTGGTTCCCACCGGATCGCCTGCCACATCCGCTGGCTGGCGGCACGGCCCGGCTCGTCACACCGGGCCTGGCAGCCTTCAGACGAGCCTGTCCTCACCCCGCCTCTTGA
- a CDS encoding WhiB family transcriptional regulator produces MDGQLEAADLLGNAPEWQERALCSQTDPEAFFPEKGGSTREAKRICSRCEVKTECLEYALGHDERFGIWGGLSERERRKLKRRAA; encoded by the coding sequence ATGGACGGCCAACTCGAGGCGGCCGACCTGCTCGGAAACGCGCCGGAGTGGCAGGAGCGGGCCCTGTGCTCGCAGACCGATCCGGAGGCGTTCTTCCCCGAGAAGGGCGGCTCGACCCGCGAAGCGAAGCGCATCTGCTCGCGGTGCGAGGTCAAGACGGAATGCCTCGAATACGCTCTCGGCCACGACGAGCGGTTCGGGATCTGGGGTGGACTCTCCGAACGGGAGCGGCGCAAGCTCAAGCGCCGGGCGGCCTGA
- a CDS encoding DUF3499 domain-containing protein, with protein sequence MRSPRRCSRNGCPRQAVATLTYVYNESTAVVGPLAAFAEPHTYDLCEPHARSLTAPRGWEVVRHEGEFEPPPPTTDDLVALAEAVREAARPAPRPPQDDQNHPSAPPAASPSSRRGHLRVIPPTH encoded by the coding sequence GTGAGGTCACCACGGCGCTGCTCCCGCAACGGCTGCCCCCGGCAAGCGGTCGCCACGCTGACCTATGTCTACAACGAGTCGACCGCCGTGGTGGGCCCATTGGCCGCCTTCGCCGAGCCGCATACGTACGACCTCTGTGAGCCGCACGCCCGCAGCCTGACTGCTCCGCGCGGCTGGGAGGTGGTCCGGCACGAGGGCGAGTTCGAGCCGCCGCCGCCGACCACGGACGACCTGGTGGCCCTGGCCGAGGCGGTTCGGGAGGCCGCCCGCCCCGCCCCCCGTCCACCTCAGGACGACCAGAACCACCCCTCCGCACCCCCCGCCGCCTCCCCTTCCTCCCGCCGCGGCCACCTCCGCGTAATCCCCCCCACCCACTAA